The window TTCAGCAAGAGCCAATGTATCTTTCTGATCGACCAAATAGCGCATTGCGGCCACAGCAAATACAACTTCTGGTGTCGCGAGTAACCCACTTTCACCAACAGTGGCAGATATTCCTAGATTAGATAGTGCCTCAGCAACCCTCACACACTCATCGTTCGAGCGGCATAAAATCGCAATGTCTCCCGCTCTTAATGAACGTGGTTCGCGAGAAATTTTATCGACTAAAACATACTTTTCTTTTTGGGATAATACTTTTTGCACTCCTAATGCAATATGGGCTGCATCTGTAGTCTGATTTTTTGAATTCAAGTACGACCAAGCTTCCACCGCAACCGCTTGCTCGGGCTTGTCCTTCCGCTGTGGATTAAGGGAAATTCTGCCCTCTGACATCCCTCTTGCTTCAAAAACCGGAACGAAAATGGAGTTAACGAAATCGACAAGTGATTCGCGTGAACGCCAAGAAGCGTCCAATATTTCTACTTCCAAATCCGGGATACTCGTCATTGCGGTTTGCATCAACTCAGGATCTGTTCCTCTGAATCCATAAATGGCCTGTTTCACGTCTCCTACCCAGGTTGCTCGTTGAGCCAGTTCCCGAAGCTGCATGTTTAAAGCAATCTGTAATGGGCTTGAATCCTGAAACTCATCCACAAAAACGTCGGAAATTCTATCCCGTAGCGCCTCCACATTGTCTGGGTTCTTAAGTAGACCGAGGGCTAAAGACTCCTGATCGGTAAAGTCAATTAAGCCTCGTTTGCTTTTTTCAAGGGCATAGGTTTCCATTGCCTCTGCTGCACAATAGAATAACGCAAACATTGCCTCTTTCAAATCTTGATGGAGCCTTGGGTGACTGTCATGAATCGAAGCCGCCGCATGAATCGGAGAAACGTCATCTTCACTTTTTTTACCCGGCTTTAGCTTAGTCAGTTTAGCCCACTGCTGCCATGTAATGAAGCCGTTGCGCTCCCATTCCTTTAGCGCTTCATCGATCGCTTCAACCACCTTTTCAGTGGCTTTTGTCTTATCACCACCAGGAAGCACGGATTTCGCTGCGACTAACGCTGACTTTAATGATTTTTCGAGCTGTTCGGGATTGGAAAGTGGTGCTGGCAGCCAAGCAGTCATGATTTCCCAAGAGTAATCGGCACAGGCTTGGACATCTTCCGGCTTGATACCATTCTCACGAGCTAGCTTGATAATCTGTAGGACGGTTTTGCGCCAGTCATTGTCTCCGGGCTCATCTATGCCGAGCCGGGAGAATACTTGACGATGGTCAAAGTAAAATTTATCATTCACTTCTGCCGCGACCGTATGAAATAGACTGGAAGCCTCTGATTCTGCTAATACCTTTTGAACGGGTGACAGCCCGAGTTCGAGGGCGAATTCTCTTAATAGTCGACCAAAAACGCTATTCATCGTTCCAACATATCCATCTAGAATTCGAGCTGCCGATGTGGCATCGCCTGCTTTAAGAAGCTCGAGACGGACGCGCTCGATCAGTTCATCTGCAGCCTTTGTTGTAAAAGTGGTTGCCACAATATTTTCCGGAGGCACACCGTTCTGGATTGATTTTAAAATCTCACCTGACAGTCGGGAGGTTTTGCCCGCACCCGCTCCTGCACTTAACATCTTCAACATGCCGCTCATTGGGCCACCCTCCTAACACCGCAAAGATTTTGATACTCGCAAAAAGCACATGGTGGATCAATTACTGCTGTAAAGGATTGAACACTAAGTTCCTCACCATTCTCAGCTTTATCGCTGGTTTGTGTTGCTGGTACACCCGATGCAA of the Bacillus sp. 1NLA3E genome contains:
- a CDS encoding UvrD-helicase domain-containing protein — encoded protein: MSGMLKMLSAGAGAGKTSRLSGEILKSIQNGVPPENIVATTFTTKAADELIERVRLELLKAGDATSAARILDGYVGTMNSVFGRLLREFALELGLSPVQKVLAESEASSLFHTVAAEVNDKFYFDHRQVFSRLGIDEPGDNDWRKTVLQIIKLARENGIKPEDVQACADYSWEIMTAWLPAPLSNPEQLEKSLKSALVAAKSVLPGGDKTKATEKVVEAIDEALKEWERNGFITWQQWAKLTKLKPGKKSEDDVSPIHAAASIHDSHPRLHQDLKEAMFALFYCAAEAMETYALEKSKRGLIDFTDQESLALGLLKNPDNVEALRDRISDVFVDEFQDSSPLQIALNMQLRELAQRATWVGDVKQAIYGFRGTDPELMQTAMTSIPDLEVEILDASWRSRESLVDFVNSIFVPVFEARGMSEGRISLNPQRKDKPEQAVAVEAWSYLNSKNQTTDAAHIALGVQKVLSQKEKYVLVDKISREPRSLRAGDIAILCRSNDECVRVAEALSNLGISATVGESGLLATPEVVFAVAAMRYLVDQKDTLALAELIHFSSEDWGEGRWLTDWLDPEKRSKMLNTERMIHDLDKVRAKIVQMSPAEVLDLAIVSAKVDEVALRWGQGDQRFANLDALRKLVTIYEDNAGTNGTAATTSGFLLFLGEVEGDKELNLVAESSDDNAVRVLTYHKAKGLEWPFVILNSLERSSKRKKLPVFDRVTAVSTEGFNVEDPLNGRCLYYWPWPYGAQSSNVRLDAYVLEAPELQQREQQLIDENQRLMYVGMTRARDYLVFTARDFSKVGWIEELTDEVGNPVITTLGVADENQEDTPLDNKNGKIYVKGQSFPCRVRVLSIEEEQEQASNQAESPELVYVGKTIEVPPFVPARFSPSGQKNDQIADERESGLPAAVEMETDVSKIHRIGNRLLLSGNPDMALLGEMIHGFLAADNNKRAKEERLAMAQAIQKRYDISALSADAMLDASNRLQEFITQQYPELLARHSEWPIHLSKGLQKASGWIDLLLLTPNGWVIIDHKSFPGKEANWLSHAASYLPQLRIYAEALSKATDHPIYEAWIHMPVVGAMIHFAGEELKHLE